Proteins encoded by one window of Geoalkalibacter sp.:
- a CDS encoding DUF4197 domain-containing protein, which translates to MSRRFVLMLVVLSLFLSSCTTSPLTLMQQALADRLARELKQALGLSVRHVIAQLAEPGGYLDNPLVRLLVPPQVTLAVKLLQGVGMLFDEEAGDPRQRLEKAMNQAVSAAIPTAAPILGQALEDLPLSEARALLTAGRTAFTDYLKEKTADALMEQLQPAVTANLGQLGALGQYQELVEGLRALQLVAPEMPEELPAVPEEPLAPAEEFERLVTEQAVTGLFRMVGAEEEKIRRSPLFQDIELLKKALGQQ; encoded by the coding sequence ATGTCCCGCCGTTTCGTTCTGATGCTGGTCGTGCTCAGTCTGTTTCTTTCGTCCTGCACCACCTCTCCCTTGACTCTCATGCAGCAGGCCCTGGCCGATCGTCTGGCCCGCGAGCTCAAGCAGGCGCTGGGCTTGAGCGTGCGTCATGTGATCGCGCAGTTGGCCGAGCCGGGCGGCTATCTCGACAATCCCCTGGTGCGTCTGTTGGTGCCGCCGCAGGTCACCCTGGCCGTCAAGCTGTTGCAAGGAGTGGGGATGCTCTTCGACGAGGAGGCGGGCGATCCCCGCCAGCGCCTGGAAAAAGCCATGAATCAGGCCGTTTCAGCGGCCATCCCGACGGCCGCGCCGATTCTCGGCCAGGCCCTGGAGGATTTGCCCCTGAGCGAGGCGCGGGCCCTGCTCACCGCCGGGCGGACGGCGTTTACCGATTACCTCAAGGAAAAAACCGCCGATGCGCTCATGGAGCAGCTGCAACCGGCGGTGACGGCCAATCTCGGTCAGTTGGGCGCGCTGGGTCAATACCAGGAGCTGGTCGAAGGGTTACGCGCCCTGCAACTGGTGGCCCCGGAAATGCCCGAGGAGCTGCCTGCCGTGCCCGAGGAGCCCTTGGCGCCCGCGGAAGAATTCGAGCGCCTGGTGACGGAACAGGCCGTGACGGGGCTGTTCCGCATGGTGGGCGCCGAGGAGGAAAAAATCCGCCGCAGCCCGCTGTTTCAGGACATCGAACTGCTCAAAAAAGCCCTCGGCCAGCAGTGA